In one Plasmodium falciparum 3D7 genome assembly, chromosome: 14 genomic region, the following are encoded:
- a CDS encoding early gametocyte enriched phosphoprotein EGXP, which yields MKRGRRKVDGDGNCPSNGMASSQRNDNSNKNIVRKIYVIEDDNTDSEDKKICKNRRLDLHNSSSRESKDMKLSEEPRHINEKCINDNNKINNNNPEKDIIDLSDSSNDMKHKNNNNNNNNKSHTKNNIFFQTNNPDTSYKIKKDSTTKQENTSSSLHDVSINDNHNEVNNENVLVGGNDSINNGNYINKKTNNLQNVKNTTNSKRKKYNSNNTMPTKKYNNTHQDNNITENREKENTSSIYDNTCNKNNTVHISRGKKNKSSISIHPMRLRNSTVSNCKKENSQGDEEKENENNIPNKRQTRNIGKINVHIEKEERGNQENIQQNDSVINNNIIENKTDDKKPNIANKKSIQKRTNKRMNVETFDICAEQNGNSKKNNSTLVNTNPNDLYDDINVKTDCDWKKYYLSNVISFLNCKYVDLNNYLLSMKYKSVKNIDILDYIHTKYYDNLKYIYFDLHLEKNSSKISSGDLYVILNPILNVTYYSKMIDYCMSCIPSNCRRRITRKRFFNSNATLTDNSNINSIRTDNWYTTHYRNIHESEIFDYQWSIPTEPKGSFYRTVNAYRINRYFMYRNTLVARTINLNATNNVSVFYTINKISYEYNIKISFDNFWNIADPENNYVYYYYFDFDTNQYYTYKITKIGRSGNSNLIKEFLIKMKPTFWCLQDIIIYSSLIFHSTYMRYEKMIHFVTFHDYLQLFVQEHLKQFLELFDALQEPIPKKFLRKIKIYRRLEFSLIFTLCETRKKLHAYSSITRRIDSFLSDYAFFSESQKFRFIYHFYSVRLLGVSPSDLYMKTNKFLSMYDAYVRKNERNADRIPIMFNKFGILLEALIYKCIQYDIINTDIRNNKNEAKNTQNVGNDGNAANFVKSGNVKNAANFVKSGNVKNASNFVKSGNVKNAANFVKSGNVKNASNFVKSGNVKNAANFVKSGNVKNAANFVKSENVGNSRNAEIHESNSPNHNGDKNVDPSDNVTGTKQDENETKNVMQISNILSNCILSEIISNMETMKFPNKYYPWDNKNVFEPFLELLCICKDLSCTNTMCYRSLIRYINVFIQNTILRIFVLRNYKFIDKTRIDYFKIHMLLKLICTFTPCYNSRIVKISCFFMIFIIMNKKINRYKQDYTTDWDNPDFEKLKEKYYPSSDPKKEGLSKPNHMYGVPIEVLRFFIPHYKQCRPEDFIYCPGYKPYENDYYNVDGTVRIIRDHMRYSFYVENICSKKMRHKRRNISAFNKILYKNFKSIKKQFTMFHRPNMLNLSYDWDSFQKDIMVLVNQILTSYEWHGHGAFESFVSIWRFKKRYSKSYTSTKSVEENFRNIEEDLADLDEDSTENINEPNHLDGQNNKNNRKTNNDNTLKQNHRKSRGTSVQGRKNKINRGSKGKHNSINIPKDRKTNIMSQINKFIFNKKDIKIKCEESSSSNYEEGNSSSNEENNISTDKNISNTNNKNGVSLYDNSKVYLKGDYKFSKQFHKYIHKNLLDNVDKTDRTINIISKFFGGVNKSNNVNNINSVNKENNMNKVNAVHKINAVDKVNAVNKVNSVNKLNVVNKTNVLSKLNAVYKVNSVHKMNAVNKVNAVNKVNAVNKVNVVNKKDILNKLNALYKMNAVYKMNALNKVSAVNKVSAVNKMGAVNKVCAVNRVNGVNKVNEVNEVNEVNMVNEVNELNEVNNVNAVNEVNSVNEVNEMNEVNKVNELNEVNEVNNVNEVNNVNEMNNVNEMNNMNEMNNVNVVNEVNNVNEVNNVNEMNNVNEMNNMNEMNNVNVVNEVNNVNEMNNTNELNEVNEVNNVNEVNDVNVVNEVNNVNEMNNMNELNEVNGVNEVHNTNEINEMNNVNVVNEVNNVNEMNNMNELNEVNEVNNVNEVNDVNVVNEVNNVNEMNNMNELNEVNEVNNTNEIHEMNNINEVNNTNEVNNTNEIYEMNNMNDVNNTNEINVVNAVNEVNKVNDSNNSNDANEGNNANYSNDSSNTNNNTSSSTNNSNNNTSCSSQNTTTSSENNDSLENKRNEEDEDEEDDQKDTQKEKNNLEQEDMSPYEDRNKNDEKNINEQDKFHLSNDLGKIYDTYNQGDEVVVSKNKDKLEKHLNDYKSYYYLSKATLMDKIGESQNNNNYNVCNSNELGTNESIKTNSDQNDNVKEKNDSNIFMNNDNYNSSYDNVHNDNDNNMVFKDSSRQDNMEKQKSGENKQYLNNFDNNGNDNDNDNDDNNDNDNNNNNNMNNQYNYQENNINTNYNILYTPSNCQIQNNSYMNTNEMYQPLYNTYPSNAIQENSTINNNIINVSPYMNNDNTTNNTFISGMNSNLSSNISNINNNTYSYDLYSSMNNSYLNNDIQIGNNDINSNTLTNNIVINNYVGNHHMQDSYVTQNTEYTNQISSQTCPNLQYYTHFPNHITNNNYYNVQSGINEVQTQSMSQENNVSHSNEEYMNNNAPNNNVNVYNTYEYNNNQNNKNENINDTNFLNGSSWNNNMINISNVQNSENNEIYCDNIQPNVDNSNRNQNYGISIENNNITDNNLNGSNRTTGNNTYFNNNFMYNSQNDIFAGQGNKTLLDNSNIITTGITSNEYVPNTNYVINNMNNNVYNSLESNYIGNMNNAMNQIGMNSNNVAYMNDNNLSNNNNDNNNDYDNDNNNNNNYSYDNKNDDNILNGINQKESNNVCGTLMSDSDMQRITSNVDFYNNNSSSLYTTAVSGLEFNNNNSNNLYFNNNSITGCNILNNNVENNNKITISNNMIQNEISNETNNNNSFNSMNQNNNFTNFMNINNYHGNTTLLPPQQNIQNNDVHPSNSYGNINMMNNNNSLYSNNSNYYVNSITNDVNYSMINNFNSFHNNTTEYMVPQTTYNNSLGDNGTRTTTYPNVGLNNLNVYQNMYNENNMNNTNNNIFQEYPNNIMPPYNLSNNIGHNSYSYTAYNYTNVVSNLNNNIDISTNIVDTNFNISNSNNYNVEEQTQEIVVEYNNNTDTNFNISQQNNNNNNDNINNINNMNNNNDNNNNSQKNNLSEVQVSNINTPSSYNISARRRRRIGNNGPPSAEELNRLLNIQHLTIPEIATIYGVHRTTIARWCNIRNITSNSMNNSPGKRRKNEDNK from the coding sequence ATGAAAAGGGGACGTAGAAAAGTTGATGGAGATGGCAATTGTCCATCTAATGGAATGGCATCTAGCCAAAGGAACGATAATTCCAATAAAAATATCGTTCggaaaatatatgtaattgaGGATGATAATACTGACAGTGAAGATaagaaaatatgtaaaaacaGACGTTTGGATTTACATAATTCAAGTTCTAGAGAAAGCAAAGACATGAAATTATCTGAAGAACCTAGACacataaatgaaaaatgtataaatgataataacaaaataaacaataacaatccagaaaaagatataattgATCTAAGTGATTCGTCTAATGATatgaaacataaaaataataataataataataataataagagccatactaaaaataatatatttttccaaaCAAACAATCCAGATACTTCTTATAAGATAAAAAAGGATTCTACAACGAAACAAGAAAATACAAGTTCTTCATTACATGATGTAAGCATTAATGATAATCACAATGAAGTAAATAACGAAAATGTATTAGTAGGGGGAAATGATTCAATTAACAATGgcaattatattaataagaaaacaaataatttacaaaatgttaaaaatacTACTAATtctaaaaggaaaaaatataattcaaataatactATGCCAACGAAAAAGTATAATAATACTCATCAAGACAATAATATTACTGAAAATagagaaaaggaaaatacaTCATCCATCTATGATAATACGTGCAATAAGAATAATACGGTACATATTTCTAGaggaaaaaagaataaaagcAGTATATCGATACATCCTATGAGATTAAGAAATAGTACTGTAAGCAACTGCAAGAAAGAAAATTCACAAGgtgatgaagaaaaagaaaatgaaaacaatATACCAAATAAAAGACAGACAAGAAATATTGGAAAGATAAATGTTCatatagaaaaagaagaaagagGAAATCAAGAAAATATTCAACAAAATGATTctgtaataaataataatatcatagaAAATAAAACGGATGACAAAAAACCAAATAttgcaaataaaaaaagtattcAAAAACGTACAAACAAAAGAATGAATGTAGAAACATTTGATATATGTGCAGAACAAAATGGAaattctaaaaaaaataatagtacCCTTGTTAATACTAATCCAAATGATTtgtatgatgatataaatgtGAAAACTGATTGTGATTggaagaaatattatttatcaaaTGTAATTAGCTTTTTGAATTGTAAATATGTGGACTTAAATAATTACCTTTTGTCAATGAAATACAAAAGTGTTAAGAATATTGATATACTtgattatatacatacaaaatattatgataacctaaaatatatatattttgatttgcatttagaaaaaaatagcAGTAAAATATCATCTGGAgatttatatgttattttaaaTCCCATACTTAATGTAACATATTATTCTAAGATGATTGATTATTGTATGTCGTGTATTCCATCAAATTGTCGTCGTCGAATAACTAGGAAaagattttttaattctaatGCAACTCTTACTGATAATTCTAATATTAATTCTATTAGAACTGATAATTGGTATACAACTCATTATAGAAATATTCATGAATCAGAAATATTTGATTATCAATGGTCTATACCTACCGAGCCAAAGGGTTCATTTTACAGAACGGTTAATGCTTATAGAATTAATAGATATTTTATGTACCGTAATACCTTAGTAGCAAGGACCATAAATTTAAATGCTACTAATAACGTAAGTGTTTTTTATACCATTAATAAGATTTCTTacgaatataatataaaaatatctttTGATAATTTTTGGAATATTGCCGATCCTGAAAATAactatgtatattattattattttgattttgaTACTAAccaatattatacatataaaataactaAAATTGGACGTTCTGGAAATTCCAATCTAATTAAAGAATTCTTAATCAAAATGAAACCTACATTTTGGTGTTTACaagatattataatttatagtaGCTTAATATTTCATTCCACATATATGagatatgaaaaaatgaTACATTTTGTTACATTTCATGATTATTTACAATTATTTGTACAAGAACATTTGAAACAGTTCTTGGAACTTTTTGACGCTCTTCAGGAACCTATACCAAAAAAATTTCTtcgtaaaattaaaatatataggaGATTGGAATTTTCACTAATTTTTACTCTATGtgaaacaagaaaaaaactCCATGCATATAGTTCTATTACTCGTCGAATTGACTCATTCTTATCAGATTATGCTTTCTTTTCTGAAAGTCAAAAATTCCgatttatatatcatttttatagtGTTAGATTATTAGGAGTTAGTCCATctgatttatatatgaaaactaataaatttttatctaTGTATGATGCATATGTAAGGAAAAATGAACGAAATGCAGATAGGATACCAATCATGTTTAATAAATTTGGTATACTACTTGAAGCacttatttataaatgtattcaatatgatattataaataccgatataagaaataataaaaatgaagcaAAAAATACCCAAAATGTTGGAAATGACGGAAATGCTGCAAATTTTGTAAAATCAGGAAATGTTAAAAATGCTGCAAATTTTGTAAAATCTGGAAATGTTAAAAACGCTTCAAATTTTGTAAAATCTGGAAATGTTAAAAATGCTGCAAATTTTGTAAAATCTGGAAATGTTAAAAACGCTTCAAATTTTGTAAAATCTGGAAATGTTAAAAACGCTGCAAATTTTGTAAAATCAGGAAATGTTAAAAACGCTGCAAATTTTGTAAAATCGGAAAATGTTGGAAATTCTAGAAATGCTGAAATTCATGAAAGTAATAGTCCTAATCACAATGGGGATAAAAATGTAGATCCCTCTGATAACGTTACAGGAACAAAACAAGATGaaaatgaaacaaaaaaTGTAATGCAAATTAGTAATATTTTATCTAATTGTATATTAAGCGAAATAATTTCAAATATGGAAACAATGAAGTTTcctaataaatattatccatgggataataaaaatgtatttgaACCATTTTTagaattattatgtatatgtaagGATTTAAGTTGTACAAATACAATGTGTTATAGATCCTTAATTAGATATATTAATGTTTTCATTCAAAATACTATATTAAGAATATTTGTTTTAAGAAATTACAAATTTATAGATAAAACGCGTATTGATTATTTCAAAATACAtatgttattaaaattaatctGTACCTTTACCCCTTGTTATAATTCTCGAATTGTCAAAATATCTTGCTTCTTTAtgattttcataattatgaataagaaaataaatcgATATAAACAAGATTATACAACGGATTGGGACAATCCCgattttgaaaaattaaaagaaaaatattaccCAAGCAGTGATCCAAAAAAAGAAGGATTGTCAAAACCAAATCACATGTATGGAGTCCCAATAGAGGTCCTACGTTTTTTTATACCACACTATAAACAATGTAGACCAGAAGATTTTATATACTGTCCTGGATATAAACCCTATGAAAATGACTATTATAATGTAGATGGTACCGTTCGTATTATTCGTGATCATATGAGATATAGTTTTTATGTTGAGAATATTTGTTCAAAGAAGATGCGTCACAAGAGAAGAAACATAAGcgcatttaataaaattttatataagaatttTAAATCAATCAAAAAACAATTTACTATGTTTCATCGTCCAAACATGTTAAATTTATCTTATGATTGGGATTCATTCCAAAAAGATATTATGGTATTAGTAAACCAAATATTAACCTCTTACGAATGGCATGGACATGGAGCTTTTGAATCATTCGTAAGTATATGGAGATTTAAGAAAAGATATTCTAAGTCCTATACATCTACTAAAAGTGTTGAGGAAAATTTTAGAAATATAGAAGAAGACTTAGCTGATTTAGATGAAGATTCAacagaaaatattaatgaacCTAATCATTTAGATggtcaaaataataaaaacaatagaaaaactaataatgataatacatTGAAACAAAATCATCGAAAATCTAGGGGCACATCTGTACAAGGAcgcaaaaataaaataaatcggGGATCAAAAGGCAAACATAATTCTATAAATATTCCAAAAGATAGAAAGACGAACATAATGTcacaaattaataaattcatatttaataaaaaagatattaaaataaaatgtgaaGAAAGTAGTAGTTCAAATTATGAAGAGGGAAATAGTTCGagtaatgaagaaaataatatatcaactgataaaaatataagtaatacaaataataaaaatggagTTTCATTATATGATAATTCAAAGGTTTATTTGAAAGGAGATTATAAATTTAGCAAACAGTTTCATAAGTACATACACAAGAACCTTTTAGATAATGTCGATAAAACAGATAGaacaattaatattatatcaaaATTCTTCGGTGGTGTGAATAAGTCCAATAACgtgaataatattaatagtgtAAATAAGGAGAATAACATGAATAAGGTGAATGCTGTACATAAGATAAATGCTGTGGATAAGGTAAATGCTGTGAATAAGGTAAATTCTGTCAATAAGCTAAATGTTGTGAATAAGACGAATGTTCTGAGTAAGTTGAATGCTGTGTATAAGGTGAATTCTGTACATAAGATGAATGCTGTGAATAAGGTAAATGCTGTAAATAAGGTGAATGCTGTGAATAAGGTAAATGTCGTGAATAAGAAGGATATTCTGAATAAGTTGAATGCTTTGTATAAGATGAATGCTGTGTATAAAATGAATGCTTTGAATAAGGTGAGTGCTGTGAATAAGGTGAGTGCTGTGAATAAGATGGGTGCTGTGAATAAGGTGTGTGCTGTAAATAGGGTGAATGGAGTAAACAAGGTGAATGAGGTGAATGAGGTGAATGAAGTGAATATGGTAAATGAAGTAAATGAGTTAAATGAGGTGAATAATGTCAATGCAGTGAATGAAGTGAATAGTGTGAACGAGGTTAATGAAATGAATGAGGTGAATAAGGTGAATGAGCTAAATGAGGTGAATGAAGTGAATAATGTCAATGAGGTGAATAATGTGAATGAGATGAATAATGTGAATGagatgaataatatgaatgagaTGAATAATGTCAATGTAGTGAATGAAGTGAATAATGTCAATGAGGTGAATAATGTGAATGAGATGAATAATGTGAATGagatgaataatatgaatgagaTGAATAATGTCAATGTAGTGAATGAAGTGAATAATGTAAATGAGATGAATAATACGAATGAGCTAAATGAGGTGAATGAAGTGAATAATGTGAATGAGGTGAATGATGTCAATGTAGTGAACGAAGTGAATAATGTAAATGagatgaataatatgaatgagcTAAATGAGGTGAATGGGGTAAATGAAGTGCATAATACGAATGAGATAAATGAGATGAATAATGTCAATGTAGTGAATGAAGTGAATAATGTAAATGagatgaataatatgaatgagcTAAATGAGGTGAATGAAGTGAATAATGTGAATGAGGTGAATGATGTCAATGTAGTGAACGAAGTGAATAATGTAAATGagatgaataatatgaatgagcTAAATGAGGTGAATGAAGTGAATAATACGAATGAGATACATGagatgaataatataaatgaggTGAATAATACGAATGAGGTGAATAATACGAATGAGATATATGagatgaataatatgaatgatgtGAATAATACGAATGAGATAAATGTGGTGAATGCGGTTAATGAAGTGAATAAGGTGAATGATTCAAATAATTCAAATGATGCAAATGAAGGAAATAACGCAAATTATTCAAATGATTCAAgcaatacaaataataacacATCAAGCAGCACAAATAactcaaataataatacatcgTGTAGTTCACAGAACACCACAACTAGCAGCGAAAATAATGATTcattagaaaataaaagaaatgaagaagatgaagatgaagaagaCGACCAAAAAGATacacaaaaagaaaaaaacaatttaGAACAGGAAGATATGAGTCCATACGAagatagaaataaaaatgatgaaaaaaatattaatgaacAAGATAAATTTCATTTATCAAATGATTtgggaaaaatatatgatacatATAACCAAGGAGATGAAGTTGTTGTATCTAAGAATAAGGACAAATTAGAAAAGCATTTGAATGATTACAagagttattattatttatctaAAGCAACACTCATGGACAAAATTGGAGAAtcacaaaataataacaactaTAATGTATGTAATTCAAATGAACTTGGAACTAATGAATCCATAAAGACAAATTCTGATCAGAATGATaatgtaaaagaaaaaaatgattccaacatatttatgaataatgataattataattcgTCTTATGATAATGtacataatgataatgataataatatggtaTTTAAAGATTCTTCAAGACAAGATAATATGGAGAAACAAAAAAGTGGAGAAAACAAGCAATATTTAAACAATTTCGATAATAATggtaatgataatgataatgataatgatgataataatgataatgataataataataataataatatgaataatcaatataattatcaagaaaataatattaacacaAATTATAACATTTTGTACACTCCTTCTAATTGCCAAATCCAAAACAATTCATATATGAATACAAATGAAATGTACCAaccattatataatacatatccTTCAAATGCTATTCAAGAAAATTCTACTATAAATAACAACATTATTAATGTATCACCTTACATGAATAACGACAACACCACTAATAACACCTTCATTTCTGGTATGAATTCTAATTTAAGTTCTAATATTtccaatattaataataacacatactcatatgatttatatagtTCAATGAACAATAGTTATTTAAATAACGACATTCAAATAggaaataatgatattaattCAAACACATTGACAAATAATATTGTcattaataattatgtagGTAACCACCATATGCAAGATTCCTATGTAACACAAAACACAGAATATACTAATCAAATATCAAGCCAAACATGTCCCAATTTACAATATTATACACATTTCCCAAATcatattacaaataataattattataatgttcAAAGTGGAATTAATGAAGTGCAAACACAAAGTATGTCCCAAGAAAATAATGTGTCCCATTCAAATGaagaatatatgaataataatgcaCCAAATAACAATGTGAACgtttataatacatatgaatataataataatcagaataataaaaatgagaaCATTAATGATACCAATTTTCTTAATGGTTCCAGTTGGAACAACAACATGATTAATATTTCTAATGTTCAGAATTCTGAAAACAATGAAATTTATTGTGATAACATCCAACCTAATGTAGATAACTCTAATAGAAATCAGAATTATGGAATTTctattgaaaataataatatcacaGATAACAACCTTAATGGAAGTAATAGAACTACAggaaataatacatattttaacaacaattttatgtataatagCCAGAACGACATATTTGCAGGACAGGGAAATAAAACACTTTTGGATAATAGCAACATTATAACAACTGGTATAACATCCAATGAATATGTGCCTAATACaaattatgtaataaataacatgaataataatgtatataatagttTAGAAAGTAATTATATtggaaatatgaataatgcgATGAATCAAATAGGAATGAATTCTAACAATGTTGCATATATGAATGACAATAACctatctaataataataatgataataataatgattatgataatgataataataataataataattattcatatgataataaaaacgatgataatatattaaatggaATAAATCAAAAAGAATCTAATAATGTATGTGGTACATTAATGTCTGATAGCGATATGCAAAGAATAACATCAAATGTAGAtttctataataataactcatcatcattatatacaACAGCAGTTAGTGGATtagaatttaataataacaattcgaataatttatattttaacaatAATTCCATAACAGGATGTAATATATTGAATAACAatgtagaaaataataataaaataactaTATCTAATAATATGATACAAAACGAAATTTCAAACGAAACgaacaataataattcttttaattccATGAATCAAAACAATAATTTTACCAACtttatgaatattaataattatcatgGAAATACAACTTTATTACCTCCACAACAAAAcatacaaaataatgatgtGCATCCTTCAAACAGTtatggaaatataaatatgatgaataataataattcactATATTCTAATAATTCAAACTATTATGTAAATTCTATAACGAATGATGTCAATTATAGTATGATAAATAATTTCAATTCCtttcataataatacaacTGAATATATGGTACCTCAAACAACGTATAATAATAGTCTTGGAGATAATGGGACAAGAACAACAACATATCCAAATGTAGGTTTAAACAACTTGAATGTTTATCAAAACAtgtataatgaaaataatatgaataatacaaataataacattttcCAAGAATATCCCAATAATATAATGCCTccatataatttatcaaataatatagGGCATAATAGTTATTCATATACTGCATATAATTATACCAACGTTGTTTCAAaccttaataataatatcgaCATATCTACTAATATAGTGGATACGAATTTCAACATTAGCaattcaaataattataatgttgAAGAACAAACACAAGAAATTGTagttgaatataataataatactgatacaaattttaatatatctcagcaaaataataataataataatgataatattaataatattaataatatgaataataataatgataataataataatagccAAAAGAATAACCTCTCAGAAGTACAAGTTTCTAATATCAATACACCTTCATCGTATAATATAAGCGCAAGAAGGAGAAGAAGGATTGGAAATAATGGACCACCAAGTGCTGAAGAATTAAATAGATTACTTAATATACAACACTTGACCATACCAGAAATAGCTACTATTTATGGAGTTCACAGAACAACTATAGCAAGATGGTGTAATATAAGGAATATTACATCAAATTCTATGAATAATTCCCCTgggaaaagaagaaaaaatgaagataacAAATGA